In a single window of the candidate division WWE3 bacterium genome:
- a CDS encoding glycosyltransferase family 39 protein: MVYFLIFLATLFPRVYKIGFDLFNTDAFFWKENTYNFIGLFADHRFADMAITHHPGVTLMWLGGIGMKIFRGLYFVVKHVPAPNTQAVVLWTNFSQNLPIALVCTGAVAVSYYLIKRLFNNQRLALVTSLLLATEPWLVAHSRVYNTDALMTSFMFLSVLTLWLALLETKYIKWAVLSGVFAGLALLTKSISLFLIPFLLLSVGAFVIFKKLSIKKAMTIVSTVVAACVATFLVVWPAMWTSPVSTLKLYWNGIFLEGDTRLNLHNMFGHPTMNPGPIFYPLAFLLRFTPELIAAFAIGLILLIKRINRREGDKDETSLFLLLSLGFIVFYMLEISLATKKLDRYLLPVVPFVALIASYAFVQLKKKILLIVLGVILAIRVIVLGIYQPDYLAYYNPLLGGPTAGYNFDGEWWGEGYHLVGSWINEKLEVRAVAAYDNRQLRPFVKDNIAVYDAGDKKLDANKVDLWVLKYKDGGRQGFQIIDTVSVAGYPMWGIYKKI; the protein is encoded by the coding sequence ATGGTCTATTTTCTTATTTTCTTAGCCACACTTTTTCCTCGAGTTTATAAAATAGGTTTTGATTTATTCAACACTGATGCCTTCTTTTGGAAAGAGAATACCTATAATTTCATTGGTTTATTTGCTGATCACAGGTTTGCCGACATGGCCATCACCCACCACCCTGGCGTAACACTCATGTGGCTGGGAGGAATCGGGATGAAGATTTTTCGGGGCTTGTACTTTGTTGTCAAACATGTGCCGGCTCCAAATACTCAAGCCGTCGTTTTGTGGACAAACTTCTCCCAGAATTTACCGATCGCGCTTGTTTGCACTGGGGCCGTCGCCGTCTCTTACTATTTAATCAAGCGGCTCTTTAATAATCAGCGTTTAGCTTTGGTTACGTCACTTCTGCTGGCGACTGAGCCGTGGTTGGTGGCTCATAGCCGAGTTTACAATACTGACGCTTTGATGACGTCTTTTATGTTTTTGTCGGTCTTAACTTTGTGGTTGGCTTTGTTGGAAACTAAATACATTAAATGGGCGGTACTTAGTGGCGTCTTTGCTGGTCTCGCTTTGTTGACCAAAAGTATCTCGTTATTTTTAATTCCGTTTTTACTGTTAAGTGTTGGGGCATTTGTAATCTTTAAGAAGTTGTCAATTAAGAAGGCCATGACCATCGTGTCGACCGTTGTTGCAGCATGCGTGGCAACGTTTTTAGTCGTCTGGCCGGCGATGTGGACGAGTCCTGTGTCGACATTAAAGCTTTACTGGAACGGGATCTTCTTAGAAGGGGATACTCGGCTTAATTTACATAACATGTTTGGGCATCCAACCATGAACCCAGGGCCGATTTTTTACCCATTAGCTTTTCTATTAAGATTTACTCCAGAATTAATTGCCGCTTTTGCTATTGGCTTGATACTCTTGATAAAGAGGATTAATAGGAGAGAAGGAGACAAAGATGAAACCAGTTTGTTTTTATTACTATCTTTAGGATTTATAGTTTTCTATATGTTAGAAATATCGCTGGCAACTAAAAAATTGGATCGGTATTTGCTGCCGGTTGTTCCCTTCGTCGCCTTAATTGCGAGTTACGCTTTTGTGCAGCTAAAAAAGAAAATATTATTAATTGTTTTAGGGGTAATATTAGCAATAAGGGTAATTGTTTTGGGTATATATCAACCGGACTATTTGGCTTATTATAACCCACTGCTTGGCGGTCCCACCGCTGGCTATAACTTTGATGGTGAATGGTGGGGAGAGGGGTATCACTTGGTTGGAAGTTGGATTAATGAGAAGTTAGAAGTTAGAGCGGTAGCGGCTTACGATAATCGCCAACTGCGCCCTTTTGTTAAAGATAATATTGCAGTTTATGATGCTGGCGATAAAAAATTGGATGCTAATAAGGTTGATTTATGGGTATTAAAATACAAAGATGGTGGTCGACAAGGTTTTCAGATTATAGATACTGTTAGCGTGGCTGGTTATCCGATGTGGGGAATTTACAAAAAGATTTAA
- a CDS encoding phospholipid carrier-dependent glycosyltransferase, whose amino-acid sequence MRISTRVYTLSNKITIFLKFIPIKTYLLLVLVFALVIRLWGVWHGLPYIYSVDEPALVHSVLGLRFDLNPHHFDWPHFHFYLSYLVFGIFYKARIAWQVWGWKPAMEAMAPILWNDGAVFYLLLRLLSLFMGALTVIPVYLASKEILISPKKALLAALVFALIPFHVENSKYALIDVPATFWCAWSLWFALKTARRPSLLNYILAGLFGGLAMSTKYNGLLIILVLVLVHLSRLPFVETFISLIKRKWRNIDIGGLLKDWWKLVLAGVTALAAFFAGTPYALLDWKEFSRSDTSIGAFWQLTRSGNRLELAVFGRLADALFNKILSGYGFIPLIISLVGLFFVFRRGNKLQRVTGLFFVFFTLYVGSSVFAPIQIFMPLFLVLPSLFILGLFPITDFIKKEFFENNKAWRVAYPLLVITAVTPLVAASLKVDYLYTFLDTRNIAKNFIDYAIPKGKVIGVEGEYQPFYEGTHPVIGVQAWRYDPLSQKKIEYVVVSGDMDLRGIRENSKFGGILENLYPIYSYQNFGDRLGPNLFIYKLNYPLNNQWWLNESKLPKLSVDYLTADNHEWRESILPADLTYTVAVTGTWDFSGKTSEIMKTRSDYSYPVSKVGGHLHGLDLAVADLLYPFKQDCSDFTVCTNSEAVKSLTESGIDVVNLPVDPSFAETKTDLTAAKIQYSDGQNISYSDVKNNHLAFVSINPASPDFTQATISASIKTAKDNKADVIFVNFNWLKSQSPSKELAHLAIDSGATVVTGESSSVNGVEFYNEHFISYGGGQFVSSATSPVDLQGRVGPGVTYELYFFGNRLVDIDFGLNYSGTYDIYSGSSCQVFGEENKNVRLKVLQQISIESAAYIK is encoded by the coding sequence ATGCGTATATCTACCAGGGTTTACACCCTCTCAAATAAAATAACAATTTTTCTTAAGTTTATTCCAATTAAAACTTATCTTCTTCTAGTGCTCGTGTTTGCGTTGGTAATCCGTTTATGGGGAGTGTGGCATGGGCTTCCCTATATTTATAGCGTTGATGAGCCGGCTCTTGTCCACAGCGTTTTAGGTCTGCGGTTTGACTTAAATCCTCATCATTTCGATTGGCCGCATTTCCATTTCTACTTGTCGTATCTAGTCTTTGGGATCTTCTATAAAGCTCGGATTGCTTGGCAAGTTTGGGGTTGGAAGCCGGCTATGGAGGCGATGGCGCCGATTTTGTGGAATGACGGGGCCGTCTTCTACTTACTTTTAAGACTTTTAAGCTTATTTATGGGGGCGCTTACAGTTATTCCGGTTTATTTAGCCTCTAAAGAAATTTTAATCAGCCCTAAAAAGGCTTTACTGGCAGCTTTAGTTTTTGCCCTAATTCCCTTTCACGTGGAGAACTCCAAATATGCGCTTATAGATGTCCCCGCGACTTTTTGGTGTGCTTGGTCACTGTGGTTTGCCTTAAAAACGGCTAGAAGGCCGTCATTACTAAATTATATACTGGCCGGTCTGTTTGGAGGCCTCGCTATGTCAACAAAATACAATGGTTTGTTAATTATACTTGTTTTGGTATTAGTTCATTTATCACGCCTTCCATTCGTTGAAACATTCATATCTTTGATCAAACGAAAGTGGCGAAATATAGACATCGGAGGTTTACTAAAAGATTGGTGGAAGTTGGTTTTAGCTGGCGTTACGGCACTTGCCGCCTTTTTTGCCGGTACACCTTACGCACTTTTAGATTGGAAGGAATTTAGTCGCAGCGATACATCAATTGGTGCTTTTTGGCAATTAACTCGCTCCGGAAATAGATTGGAATTGGCGGTTTTTGGTAGACTCGCCGATGCCCTTTTTAATAAAATTCTTTCAGGATACGGGTTCATTCCTTTAATTATAAGTTTAGTGGGTTTGTTTTTCGTTTTTAGACGCGGTAATAAATTACAGAGAGTAACCGGATTATTTTTCGTATTTTTCACTTTGTACGTGGGAAGCTCTGTGTTCGCTCCGATTCAAATTTTCATGCCATTATTTTTAGTTCTACCCAGCCTTTTTATACTAGGTCTTTTTCCGATTACAGATTTTATTAAGAAAGAATTTTTTGAAAACAACAAAGCTTGGAGAGTCGCATATCCATTACTGGTTATTACAGCGGTCACTCCTCTAGTTGCGGCGTCATTAAAGGTAGATTACTTATACACGTTTTTAGATACTCGTAATATTGCCAAGAATTTTATCGATTACGCAATTCCTAAAGGTAAAGTTATAGGAGTAGAAGGTGAGTATCAGCCGTTTTATGAAGGAACTCATCCGGTAATTGGAGTTCAGGCTTGGCGATACGACCCTCTTAGCCAGAAAAAGATTGAATACGTCGTTGTGAGCGGCGATATGGATTTGCGTGGGATTCGTGAGAATTCAAAGTTTGGAGGGATACTCGAAAATTTGTACCCAATTTATAGTTACCAAAACTTTGGTGATCGGCTGGGCCCCAATTTATTTATTTATAAATTGAACTATCCACTTAATAATCAATGGTGGCTAAATGAAAGTAAATTACCTAAACTTTCTGTTGACTATTTGACAGCTGATAATCACGAGTGGCGGGAGTCTATTCTACCTGCCGATTTAACCTACACGGTCGCGGTAACTGGAACTTGGGACTTTTCGGGTAAGACATCAGAAATCATGAAAACGCGAAGTGACTATTCATATCCGGTTAGTAAGGTCGGCGGACACTTACACGGTCTGGATTTGGCTGTTGCCGATTTGTTGTATCCATTTAAACAGGACTGTTCTGATTTTACGGTTTGCACAAATAGTGAAGCCGTAAAATCTCTTACAGAAAGTGGAATCGATGTGGTTAATCTGCCGGTAGACCCATCTTTCGCCGAAACAAAGACGGATTTAACAGCAGCGAAAATCCAGTATTCTGATGGTCAGAACATCTCTTATTCAGATGTTAAGAATAACCATTTAGCTTTCGTGAGCATTAATCCCGCTTCACCAGATTTTACTCAAGCGACCATTTCGGCCTCTATTAAGACCGCAAAAGATAACAAGGCCGATGTTATTTTTGTTAATTTTAATTGGCTTAAAAGCCAGTCGCCGTCTAAAGAACTAGCTCATCTGGCAATTGATTCGGGAGCGACTGTAGTTACGGGAGAATCTTCAAGCGTAAACGGAGTGGAATTTTATAACGAACACTTTATATCTTATGGCGGTGGCCAATTTGTAAGCTCTGCGACTAGTCCGGTTGATTTACAAGGACGGGTTGGTCCTGGAGTTACCTATGAGCTTTATTTCTTCGGTAATAGATTAGTAGATATAGATTTTGGTTTAAACTACAGTGGCACCTACGATATTTATAGTGGATCCAGTTGCCAAGTATTTGGTGAAGAAAATAAGAATGTGCGTTTGAAAGTGCTTCAACAAATATCTATCGAGTCCGCAGCGTACATAAAATGA
- a CDS encoding phospholipid carrier-dependent glycosyltransferase, with the protein MKYLQPSRNLSLFIAAAFVFLVAFGVRFYNWQIEGINPDEPTWQQRIENFSLAIKNHEWQYTFQSLHPAVTLDWLSYIGRASSGFNYIPQYHYPFDTSDNTPGFTGDDSPARGFKDPLVFWTVHSSEVNVLILVNAAACLMVFLLLSKLVDRKAAFLSALLVCLDFYYIASSRVIQMDSLLASFVILTALCAILFFKSKKRLYLILAALFSGLTVLTKVNGVLVCGFTLFVIATPFIIDLLKTRRLKTQLLLTTIINLALYGVLSLTVFFVLYPAMWVQPILTLKDLAYGIFNRGLLEGGESVGGTFFLGRVSSNPGFAYYPLILLIRSNPLSLVAFVAGITAAFINTIKTKKISTHTGLTILFLIFFVIYLIGMSAVAKKSERYIMPIFLLFDIYAGLFLYQLLKKVEVKFINKAKLYLIIILVFFGQFILELCPLSWHYGSYYNPLIGGAKVAQRLTTTGWGEGLLEVADYINSVPNSKKMRISTCYSYINQIQRKQDLGLWEEYQHLKPLKTVTINGIAYAYIYQGLHPLK; encoded by the coding sequence ATGAAGTATTTACAGCCTTCTCGTAATTTAAGTTTATTTATCGCGGCAGCGTTTGTGTTTCTGGTAGCCTTCGGAGTTAGATTTTACAACTGGCAAATTGAGGGAATAAATCCGGATGAACCCACCTGGCAACAACGGATCGAAAACTTTTCACTAGCTATTAAGAATCATGAATGGCAATACACTTTTCAATCACTGCACCCCGCTGTCACTCTAGATTGGCTCTCTTATATTGGTCGAGCTTCCTCAGGATTTAACTATATCCCACAGTATCACTATCCTTTCGACACGTCCGACAACACCCCTGGTTTTACGGGTGATGACAGCCCGGCTCGCGGCTTTAAAGACCCTTTAGTATTTTGGACGGTTCACTCGTCTGAAGTTAACGTTCTTATTTTGGTTAATGCTGCCGCCTGTTTAATGGTGTTTCTATTACTTTCGAAACTTGTTGATCGGAAAGCGGCTTTTTTGTCCGCACTACTAGTGTGTTTGGATTTTTATTACATCGCCTCCTCGCGGGTTATTCAGATGGATTCACTGCTAGCCTCGTTTGTGATACTAACGGCTTTGTGTGCGATTTTGTTTTTTAAATCAAAGAAAAGACTTTATTTGATACTTGCGGCTTTGTTCTCTGGATTAACAGTTCTAACAAAAGTAAATGGTGTACTAGTCTGCGGATTTACTTTATTTGTTATAGCGACGCCATTTATTATCGATTTACTCAAAACCCGTCGATTAAAAACACAACTACTCCTTACTACGATTATTAATTTGGCCTTATACGGTGTGCTTTCTTTGACAGTGTTTTTTGTACTTTACCCAGCAATGTGGGTCCAGCCGATTCTAACGCTAAAAGATTTGGCGTACGGAATTTTTAACCGTGGTCTACTTGAGGGTGGGGAATCAGTAGGTGGTACCTTCTTCTTGGGACGGGTGAGTAGTAACCCTGGTTTTGCTTACTATCCACTAATATTGTTAATTCGTTCCAATCCTTTATCGTTGGTTGCATTTGTAGCTGGTATTACAGCGGCCTTTATAAATACAATTAAAACCAAGAAAATTTCTACACATACTGGACTTACTATATTATTTTTAATATTTTTTGTTATCTATTTAATTGGGATGTCTGCTGTTGCTAAAAAAAGTGAACGCTACATAATGCCAATATTCTTGCTTTTTGACATTTACGCGGGGTTATTTTTGTACCAACTTCTTAAGAAAGTAGAAGTTAAATTCATAAATAAAGCCAAATTATATTTGATTATTATTCTAGTATTTTTTGGCCAGTTTATACTGGAGTTGTGCCCATTAAGTTGGCATTATGGGAGTTACTATAATCCACTGATCGGCGGAGCTAAAGTAGCGCAGCGTCTAACTACAACTGGGTGGGGTGAGGGGTTATTGGAAGTTGCAGATTACATAAATAGTGTCCCGAATTCCAAAAAAATGAGAATATCTACATGTTATAGTTATATCAACCAGATCCAAAGAAAACAGGATTTAGGCTTGTGGGAAGAGTATCAGCACTTAAAACCGCTTAAAACTGTTACAATTAACGGTATTGCATATGCGTATATCTACCAGGGTTTACACCCTCTCAAATAA
- a CDS encoding DUF2079 domain-containing protein, whose translation MTRVISIKNLVRKFLALLPFGILLTFGVVIFKVSTRLLFYKYATFQTSKFDLGIMAQTVWNTAHGRFFEFTDHFGTNMSQAATHTDYLMVIFAPLFWIWNDPRVLLVAQALLLTSSVIPIYLLIKIKTKSNWLGLIWGIIFLVYPAVAFLLLSDFHSVTLVIPLFIWAFYFLEKNWLIPFLIVIGLALFGKEEISLIVIFFGLYIAFFRHRKHLGLAVITCGILWAIVTFGLIIPSYGGIREKSFTSFTNYALSDQSEMFRTGNSQNFFLNRYDQFGDSYTNIAWNIISNPKNTLSVLISSENRDYLFKVFGPLIFIPALNLPIILITLPEFAINLLSNNSAMKGIKLQYISSIIPFLFVSSIFFIAYLKKRVPGKFSLVSVYSISLVVLVASLWASSRFNSPLWPYLEHGGPLIKLVSFVNNYFDHNNGLANTSAIESTDESNLNISQTSGLPGGAGTSDNANLVVVKIKTSIGNSYEGLGFSNPKDSDTAEYTIKQIPEKASVSAPNFLGAQLSLRPSLALFPANYKDADDVVVDLASDQVLHSVDNFNITPLIPKFVSDLLSNNSYQIKYFGNSLILFEKSSSNNNFKKGLDFNIEVLDTGSYLKGSEISYNSGLSLQDPLFPDQLLINSDNKITQVWAINRYFSNKPLIITTSLVNKESRKVFQLVNLASYSLNKTDTWDAEHVYKETLNFKIPSFVAPGNYDLVVGISDFDNKNIIEARYIKEVVVVTP comes from the coding sequence ATGACTAGAGTTATTAGCATTAAAAATTTAGTAAGGAAGTTTTTAGCTTTGTTACCTTTTGGTATTTTGCTAACTTTCGGAGTGGTAATTTTTAAGGTTTCCACAAGGCTTCTTTTTTATAAATACGCCACATTCCAAACAAGTAAATTTGATCTAGGTATAATGGCCCAAACAGTTTGGAACACCGCGCATGGTCGGTTTTTTGAATTTACCGATCATTTTGGGACAAACATGTCTCAAGCCGCCACTCACACCGATTATTTAATGGTAATCTTCGCACCTCTTTTTTGGATTTGGAACGATCCTCGAGTACTTCTAGTAGCTCAAGCACTATTATTAACATCTTCCGTTATTCCCATATATCTTCTGATTAAAATAAAGACAAAATCTAATTGGCTTGGATTAATTTGGGGAATTATCTTTTTGGTTTACCCGGCTGTCGCCTTTTTACTTCTGTCCGACTTTCACAGCGTTACCTTAGTGATTCCATTATTCATTTGGGCCTTTTATTTTTTAGAAAAGAATTGGCTGATACCGTTTTTGATTGTTATTGGTCTTGCTTTGTTTGGCAAGGAAGAAATATCATTAATCGTTATATTTTTTGGGCTTTACATTGCCTTTTTTCGTCATAGAAAACATTTAGGACTGGCGGTAATTACTTGCGGAATCTTGTGGGCCATCGTTACTTTTGGTTTAATTATTCCTTCGTATGGCGGAATTCGTGAAAAGAGCTTCACTAGCTTTACAAACTACGCGTTGAGCGATCAATCTGAAATGTTTCGCACCGGTAACTCACAAAATTTCTTCTTAAATCGTTACGATCAGTTCGGCGATTCATATACGAATATTGCCTGGAATATCATTTCTAATCCAAAAAATACGCTTAGCGTTTTAATATCTTCTGAAAATAGAGACTATTTATTTAAAGTATTTGGTCCCCTAATTTTTATTCCAGCATTAAATTTACCAATTATTTTAATTACTTTGCCTGAGTTTGCCATTAACCTGCTTAGTAACAACTCTGCCATGAAAGGAATTAAACTGCAGTATATTTCATCAATTATTCCATTTTTATTTGTATCCTCTATTTTTTTCATAGCTTATCTAAAAAAGAGAGTACCTGGTAAGTTCTCATTGGTCTCTGTTTATTCCATCTCGCTTGTAGTTTTGGTAGCCTCTCTGTGGGCTTCTAGTAGGTTTAATAGTCCTTTATGGCCTTATTTAGAACATGGCGGGCCACTAATAAAGCTGGTTAGCTTCGTGAATAATTATTTTGATCACAATAACGGTTTAGCCAACACATCAGCCATTGAGTCTACAGATGAAAGCAATTTGAATATATCTCAAACTTCAGGGTTACCTGGAGGTGCAGGCACTTCGGATAATGCTAATTTGGTAGTAGTAAAAATAAAGACTAGTATTGGTAATTCCTATGAAGGCTTAGGTTTTAGTAATCCTAAGGATAGTGACACGGCGGAATATACGATAAAACAAATTCCGGAAAAGGCCTCTGTTTCGGCGCCTAATTTCTTGGGAGCTCAATTATCGCTAAGACCTTCCTTAGCCCTCTTTCCAGCTAATTATAAAGATGCTGATGATGTAGTGGTAGACTTGGCTTCTGATCAAGTTTTACATTCGGTTGATAATTTTAACATTACCCCTCTAATACCAAAGTTTGTAAGTGATCTTCTAAGTAATAATTCTTATCAAATTAAATACTTTGGTAACAGCTTAATTTTGTTTGAAAAGTCTTCATCTAATAATAATTTTAAAAAAGGCCTTGATTTTAATATAGAAGTTTTAGACACCGGAAGTTATTTAAAAGGATCGGAGATCAGTTACAACTCTGGATTGTCTTTACAGGACCCGTTATTTCCAGATCAACTCCTCATAAATTCTGATAATAAAATCACGCAAGTTTGGGCGATTAACCGGTATTTTAGCAATAAGCCGCTTATAATTACGACTAGTTTAGTCAATAAAGAGTCTCGAAAGGTTTTTCAACTGGTTAATTTAGCCAGTTATTCCCTAAATAAGACCGATACTTGGGATGCTGAGCATGTTTACAAAGAAACTCTAAATTTTAAAATTCCGAGTTTTGTGGCGCCTGGAAATTACGACTTAGTGGTTGGAATTAGTGATTTTGATAATAAAAACATAATTGAAGCCCGTTATATTAAAGAAGTTGTAGTAGTTACTCCTTAA
- a CDS encoding glycosyltransferase family 39 protein yields the protein MTHRKFKLSLVFIIFVIGIILRVSYLRHGLPDFEVDDEGKFANPAMTITFNLPNLLKTRNLELLNTDYFYPHPHGLTNTLVVVFSAVTGFYKLSGVGSRVLSHADFIFVARLFIAVVSGFIPLVIFWLLKKISGFKTAIIGLLISALGYYFIYYSHVVSPYPICALLVSLFLWRFYEFIVQPNRRNWIFTSIALGLVAGFNFGVIVFAIPIGLTLIYLCLNQALSLKKTIIYSLAMGLIVGLGFLIISPLSVVNFRITLAALSNVSNLQNIGAPSSGKLPTILEYFLGVNPEIISLQFLRPYSMVNAFGLPFAVLSLLSLVIALFSKNIFRIFLSLSFICALAFYSSHGSTNLRWLLPFLPIVVVLMTLSIADFSNLLRSQRVLIALVIVGVVLCTSLWQVAFFLRSHSLPDTRELALQSIRGEISKDAIILRPSFDSPPIWKYGYANNFVINHPTYGSSSQEQLPPVLSDVFCGFSTLNKERYLITVGSAANYVITSPSYSNEHPMTAGIWKKFYSNITTWPKVGLFSPTLASPMTGTEVGVYKVPKDFCGPETFLCTI from the coding sequence ATGACACATAGAAAATTTAAATTATCATTAGTTTTTATTATTTTTGTCATCGGAATAATATTACGGGTATCTTATCTTCGACATGGTTTACCAGATTTTGAAGTTGATGATGAGGGTAAGTTTGCTAATCCGGCGATGACAATAACCTTTAACCTACCTAATTTACTAAAGACCCGTAATTTAGAATTACTGAACACAGATTATTTTTATCCGCACCCACATGGCTTAACAAACACATTGGTCGTTGTATTTTCCGCTGTTACCGGGTTCTACAAATTAAGTGGAGTTGGTTCCCGCGTTCTCTCTCACGCGGATTTTATTTTTGTGGCTCGGCTGTTTATCGCTGTGGTTAGCGGATTTATACCACTGGTAATTTTTTGGTTACTTAAGAAGATATCGGGATTTAAAACTGCGATTATCGGGCTTTTAATTTCGGCACTTGGCTACTATTTTATCTACTATTCTCACGTCGTATCGCCGTACCCGATCTGCGCTTTACTAGTGTCGTTGTTCCTATGGCGGTTTTATGAATTCATCGTTCAACCAAATCGGCGAAATTGGATATTTACTTCAATTGCATTAGGCTTAGTAGCTGGATTTAACTTTGGGGTGATAGTTTTTGCTATTCCAATCGGTCTAACTCTAATTTATTTGTGTTTAAATCAAGCCTTATCTCTAAAGAAAACAATTATATATTCCTTAGCGATGGGTCTAATCGTGGGTTTGGGATTTTTAATAATCTCGCCCCTGTCGGTTGTAAATTTTAGGATTACTTTAGCGGCTTTGAGTAACGTCTCTAACCTGCAAAATATCGGAGCGCCAAGCAGCGGTAAACTCCCGACTATTCTTGAATATTTTCTGGGGGTAAATCCGGAAATCATAAGCCTTCAGTTTTTGCGTCCGTATTCGATGGTTAATGCCTTTGGTTTACCGTTTGCAGTCTTGTCTTTGTTGTCGCTAGTCATTGCTTTGTTCTCTAAAAATATTTTTAGAATCTTTTTGAGTTTATCTTTTATATGCGCTTTGGCTTTTTACAGCAGTCATGGCAGCACTAATCTTCGCTGGCTGTTGCCATTTTTGCCCATTGTTGTCGTTTTAATGACGCTAAGTATTGCTGATTTTTCTAATTTGTTACGAAGTCAACGAGTCCTGATTGCGTTAGTAATCGTGGGAGTTGTTTTATGCACCTCCTTATGGCAAGTCGCTTTCTTTTTACGATCGCATTCACTTCCTGACACCCGAGAATTAGCGCTACAATCAATTAGGGGGGAGATATCCAAAGACGCGATTATTTTAAGACCATCATTTGATTCTCCGCCGATTTGGAAATATGGGTACGCAAATAATTTTGTAATAAATCACCCCACGTATGGGTCTTCATCACAGGAGCAATTACCACCGGTACTATCCGATGTGTTTTGCGGGTTTAGTACCCTGAATAAAGAACGTTACCTTATTACAGTTGGAAGTGCCGCTAATTACGTAATCACGTCGCCTAGTTATTCTAACGAACATCCCATGACGGCAGGGATTTGGAAGAAATTTTATTCAAATATCACGACTTGGCCTAAGGTTGGTCTTTTCTCACCAACGCTTGCTTCACCTATGACCGGAACTGAGGTAGGTGTCTACAAAGTGCCTAAAGACTTTTGTGGCCCTGAAACTTTTCTTTGCACCATTTAA
- a CDS encoding glycosyltransferase, whose translation MRIICLSNQLWDWPLWTNKRQVMSRLANLGHEVIFVDPPIRLQKLAKQISEGKWSGQRLLTGSRIVKTEFGENKEVLNYTPITLSYSEDPNLVSFNVDRINRLRVQQVEPLRLGLDMTQEKTVLWVYNVSMREYVDKIPHDYLIYDCVDNYPAMANYQRLGLSEAVASWEIELAKKSDLVFTSAPGLKKRLSQINPKTFFIPNAGNYELFSSASRERTPMPPSLENIPRPIIGFTGTIDDYKVDVELVIKAAKALPNYSFVIIGPHGEADKSPDLKKLTVLPNIHLLPQVKYDDQVPFYTYFDAFIIPYRLNDYTIEGCFPIKFCDALSSGLPVVVTNLPAYADFKDVCYIGDSDEEFVKMIKQAVDENSEERCESRRAIAKQNSWDGKVARQLNIISENL comes from the coding sequence ATGCGAATTATCTGTTTATCAAATCAGCTCTGGGACTGGCCGCTGTGGACTAATAAGCGGCAAGTTATGTCTAGGCTTGCGAACCTGGGGCATGAAGTCATCTTCGTGGATCCACCGATTAGGCTGCAGAAATTAGCGAAACAAATTAGTGAAGGAAAGTGGTCAGGCCAACGTCTTTTGACCGGGTCAAGAATTGTGAAAACAGAGTTTGGGGAAAACAAAGAAGTCTTAAATTACACTCCGATAACATTGTCATATTCTGAAGATCCAAATTTGGTTAGTTTTAATGTGGATCGGATAAATCGGTTGCGGGTTCAGCAGGTTGAACCCCTACGGTTGGGTCTAGATATGACTCAAGAAAAGACGGTGCTGTGGGTTTATAACGTTTCGATGCGCGAGTATGTTGATAAAATACCACATGATTACTTAATTTATGATTGCGTTGATAATTATCCGGCGATGGCGAATTATCAGCGGTTAGGATTGTCGGAAGCCGTCGCTAGTTGGGAAATTGAACTTGCCAAAAAGTCAGACCTGGTTTTTACATCAGCGCCCGGTCTTAAAAAGCGATTAAGCCAAATTAATCCAAAAACGTTCTTTATTCCTAACGCTGGCAATTATGAATTATTCTCGTCCGCCAGTCGAGAGCGCACGCCAATGCCGCCAAGCCTTGAAAATATACCCAGGCCGATTATTGGGTTTACGGGAACGATTGATGATTACAAGGTCGATGTTGAATTAGTAATCAAAGCGGCGAAGGCATTACCTAATTACTCGTTCGTTATTATCGGTCCGCATGGTGAGGCTGATAAATCACCAGATCTTAAAAAGTTGACAGTCCTACCAAACATTCACCTACTACCACAAGTAAAATACGACGATCAAGTGCCTTTCTACACTTATTTTGATGCTTTTATTATCCCGTACAGACTTAATGACTATACTATTGAGGGCTGCTTCCCCATAAAATTCTGTGATGCGCTGTCGTCCGGTCTTCCGGTTGTCGTCACCAATTTGCCGGCTTACGCTGATTTTAAAGATGTTTGCTATATTGGAGACTCTGATGAAGAGTTTGTTAAAATGATAAAGCAGGCAGTTGACGAAAATTCCGAAGAGCGTTGTGAGTCGCGTCGCGCGATTGCCAAGCAGAATTCTTGGGATGGAAAAGTGGCCCGTCAGTTAAATATTATCAGTGAGAATCTATGA